Sequence from the Oenanthe melanoleuca isolate GR-GAL-2019-014 chromosome 28, OMel1.0, whole genome shotgun sequence genome:
CTCACCTGCACCCAGCAACACACCTGGAGACAGCCTGGGCTGTCCAGAgcctcccccagctgcaggatcAAGCTGTGCAGAACCACCTGATGAAAGGACACCAGGCTGCCCCACGGCACCCCCAAAGCTGCTCTCATTCAGCCCCAAGAAAGGttctggagctggcagagttCCGGAGGTGCAGGCTGTTCCTCAGGGCTCGCTCTCTCCTACCCTCAGTGTCAGCAGATCAAATCCCCCAGTGGAAATGCAAtcccctgggagcacagcaggctgcaggcCTGCCAGGACCTCCTGCATTCCCCAAGCAAGGGCCAAAAGGACATCTGGTGCAAATAGAGAGGGTCAAATCCATTCTAAAATTTATAATTCAGTTTCTTCTTCACCTCCACTGGAGATCTCATCATTCTGGGTCCCCACCCAGGGACAGACgaggtgctccagcctctgTCAAACAGAAGCATTGCTAAGGACTAGATTTAAATCTGGCTTAGCTGAACTCCAACATTAGTTTGGTCTCATCAAAGGTAACAGAAAGactaaacaagaaaaatctaCATTTCCCCTGCACAGTAACAGTGAGGGCCACACACTCAGAAACAGAGCCCAGGCACAATGGAAATTCTCCCCACAAACCTCTGacactaaataaataaacattaaCATCTAACATCTAAGCAGAGCAGACACAACAGTATTTTTCTGACAGGTTGATTTTCTGTAGTTTCTCTACATAGAGAATAAATACCTGTTACTTGGTATTTTTGGAAAAGAATACGAGAATCTGGAACAACAAATGAGCTCAGTTGGTCAGAGAATGGGGCTAATAATGCCAAGGTTATGGGTTTGATCCCTCTGTGGGTCATTTCCCCTGAGAGCTGGTGATTCTggtgagtcccttccaacccaaactgaACTGCTCTGAAACTGATTTTATCCTGAAGGACAACTCAGCACACACAAGGAAGAGCAGCTACCCAAagggagcaggaagggacaAAGGAAACAGAGCCCACCGAGCTAAAAgtccaggaaaagaaacagcataaaaaagttaattagaaacatctttaaaaaagtAACACCTGGCTTTTCAAGAGATCACAAAATTGTGAGCACTGGTGTAGAGTGGACACTCAGGCAAGCAAAGTCAAAGCCAGCTGAACCACATCCCTGCTAAGGCTATCAAcaaactgctcccagcacctgaGCAAAGAGAGTTCTACCCCATGCAGGGCCTGCCTGGGAGCTACTGAGGCTCTCAGCAAGAGAACCCTCAAGATATGGACACTTTCTGAGAAACTGTGATGGAAGAACCcagaaataaattcatttatttagaAGCCACCAGAAGCATGAAGTGTTTAAAGAGTACACAAGCACAGCTGCATTTCATAACTTATATATCTGAACTTATTAAGATCTGAAAGAATGAGAGATGGTGTCTCATGGACAGCACAAATTAAACATGAGGCTGTTCATTGTTAACTCTATAGCAAGAGTCACTCACAGACAGAGCAAGTGCCCTGACCTGGAATAAAATCTCTACAGAAGACCCAGAAACAACCCTTGATTCTGGGTTTGTAGGCACACAAGGGAGAGGCTGAGGCTTGCAGCACCTCAAGGACTCTCAGAACAGGGCGTGTCTCTGACCCAAAGAAAGGTGTTGCACAATCAGCAGGCTGCAAGTAAGAGAACAGAGGAACTAAAGGTCAGATGTAACACAGGGGAAGGACAGACTCTGAAATGGAGACACTGGAGcaacacacagagctgaggatgAAGAGCGAAGAGGAATCAACCTGTCAATAAAAGAGTCAAAGGCAAAAGGACGAAAACGAGCTCACAACCGAGTTTACCAGAATGCAGGAGGGGTGCAGCTGGACCCTCAAACCACAGACAGGGGTCCTTGGCTGCCTCTAGGTCACCACGACgcagctcccagccctctcctgctggtgctgagccCGGGCAGTGAGACTCAGCCAGACGGGCCCTGCTGCGCCTCCCTGCGCCTGGCCTGGCCCCGGGCCGGCTGCTGccgccccccgagccccccgaggGCCGGGCTACCCTCCACGggcctgccctgggctcccccCGGGCTCGGGCTCCCACCCCACGGCCCCAGCACCCCTGAGGGAGGTGCCCGAGCCCGGCCGGGCCGCGCAGTTCCTCACCATAGGTCTGCCCGCCCAGCTCGTACTGCTGCATGCGGTAGACGGTGAACTCGTGCGCCGCCTcagcggcgggcggcggccccaggagcaggagcacgGCGGGCACGAAGAGCAGGACGCTGAGCGGGAGGCACGAGGCCTTGAGCACCGACTCCAGCACCTCGCTCGCCTCCTCCAGCAtcgccgcggccccggcccgcacTGCGGCCTGCTCGGCACGCACGGCGCGCCCCGCGCAGCCTGCCGGGAGCTGTAGTTCGCACGCCGCCGCGAGGGGCGCTGGGAATTGTAGTCGCGGCAGCCCGTGCAGGCCTCGGTACCGCCCCGCCTTGACCTGCAGGGGGCGCTCTCCCCCCGGCCTGGCGCTCCCGAGCGCCCCCCAGcggatgggatgggatgggatggcatggcatggcatggcatggcatggcatggcatggcatggcatggcatgggaTATTGGcatgggatgggatattggcatggcatggcatggcatggcatggcatggcatggcatggcatggcatggcatggcatggcatggcatggcatgggaTATtggcatgggatgggatgggatgggatattggcatgggatgggatgggataattgGCATGGGATGGCATGGGatggcatgggatgggatgggacgagacaggacaggacaggatgGGATGAACAGGACCAGACAgaaggctcctgcagcccctgtcccgAGACCCTGTGATCACCCTGTCCAGGTGATCCCCCTGTTCCGAGAACAGGAGGGCAGCTCCATCTGTCCCCAGACTAGAAAAACATCTCCCAGTCAGTACCTGGCCtccagatggaaaaaaatcaaagcaaatcaACCCAAGGCTTTCTGATCACCTTGATTTATTGCAAAACAAATGGGCTGcatgctcagctcctgcagaggggctgggccagcaggtTTTGCATGAGTCCCCAGTGCTTTGGTGGCTTTCTGGTGTGGTGAGCAGAGGCATTTGGCTACTGCTCTGATTTTTCCCTACATgagagaagagaagagcagGGATCTGAGGCACAAGCTGGCCATGTCCTCAGGCCCAGGATGGCCCCAGGCTCCCCAGTCTCTCTGGGCacctcctgtcactgcagctctgagcactgtcACAGCATTTGTCCTGGCTCAGTGCCCAGCCTCTGCCCCCCAGGGAGGgtctgggctgtggctgcagccctcTGCCATCttcaggctgggcaggacaTCAAGCTTGcattccttcccagcagctgtaCCCGTCACAGAAGGTCCAAAAGGATTCCAAAGGCTTGGGAAGGCCACCTAGCTGGGGAAATGCACCCTGTTTGCCACTGAGACCTGGGGCAAAACACCCTCAGGTGGGCAAGTACAGCACCTGTGCACATtcaaagcacacacacagaccctgagcagcacagctgtcccagcagagcATCAATCCTAAAATGTGCCTGTATCTTTCGCTCCCAGCCTAGGAgcaactcctgtccctgtgctgcacccACACCCAGTCTGACGGGGCTGGAAATGCCCCAGTTCTGCTCAGCCTGagtcctgccagggcaggaccAGCACTGTGAGGTCCTGGGGGCTGTctggcacctcctgctcccccGTGGCCCCTCACAGGCTGGGCAGATTGCTCATCATGCTGGAGTTGCTGGACAGGGGCGCCCTGGGCCGGGCGTTCCAGGCCACGGAGCCGCGGAAGCTGTCGCGGTAGCGCAGGGAGCTCTCGGTGGAGGAGCCAGAGTTGATGTCTGAGATGaccaggcagctgccaggcttGCAGAGCCCGGccctgacacagcagcagcacagcaggctgccCACGGCGCGGCGAACCTCCACGCTGCGCAGGGAATAAATGACGGGATTGACGCCCGAGTTGAGCAAGGCCAGAGCCAGGGTCCAGTCCAGGCTGTGCAGGTGGGTGCAGGCCCCGGTCTGGCAGAAAACATccaagagcagcaggacaaagagGGGGCTCCAGCAGAGGATGAAGGCTCCCAGGATCATCAGCACCGTCTTCAGCAGGCGCAGCGAGCGCCGGCGGCCGTGCCGGGAGCTGCTCTGCCGGGAGCTGGCCTGCACCAGGTGGAAGATGGAGATGTAGAGGCCCACGATGCCCAGGAGGATGATGCTGAACATGACCACGGAGAAGAGGATGTAGTTCTTGGAGTAGAGCGGCAGGAGCACGGAGCAGGCCTGGAAGTCGCAGAGGCAGTTCCAGcccagcagcggcagcagcccGATGACGAGcgccagcagccagcagccgACGATGAGGCCGCGCAGCCGCAGCGTCTTGCTGGCCTCGCTCTCCGCGATCGGCCTCACCATGGCACTGTAGCGCTCCACGGCCGTCACCAGCAGGCTGAAGGTGGAGGCGGCCAGGGCGATGAAGAGGATGCCCTCCCTGAGGAACCAGAGCTGCGGGGAGAGCTGGAAGGTGGTGCTGCCCGAGAGGCAGAGGTTGCAGAGGTAGGCGACGCCCGCCAGCAGGTCGCTGAGGGTGATGCTGGCGATGCAGGAGTAGACCCAGCGCCGGCCCCGCAGGCAGCGCAGCAcggccagcagcaccagcaggttCTCCAGGATGATGATGCAGCTGATGATGGCAAAGGCGCTGCGGACCAGCCCCATGCCCTCGTCCCCGGAGTGCCGGTTGGTGAGCTTGCCTGAGAAGTTGTAGTGCTGCAGGATGACGTTCACGTTCCTCGTggcagccagctgcaggcaggaggctTTTGTGCCCCACAGGTCGAGTCTGAGCTCGGGATGTGGAGCAGAGtccaggggaaggaggagggagcgATTCACcagccagctcagcactggAGCATCCATCTTCTGAGCCTGGGCAGCAGTCAAGGGATGCTCAGTGGAGGAAGGAgtcagcagggctcagggcagagcagatCCTCTgtctgagggctggagcagctgtgagactgagcccagcagccctgctcagcgTGGAGGTGAGAGTCAGAGTCctgtgtgccagctctgcagccctgaaAGAGCAAGGGGAGAGGAGGGTGAGGTGTTTTGTAAGTCCACCCATGAGCATGGGCTTCCTGTTGTTTAATAAAGTTTCCTGTTGTGACTGAGAGTATTGACATCTCTCCTGAGCTATCATCATTTCTTCGTAAGGGTCTGGTTATTCTCGGCTTTGCTGTGGTTGTGAAGGTGTGACATGAATGAAGTAACGTGCCAGGGCCCTCTTTGGGTTGGAGCAGGCTGTGTCAAATGGGGCAACACCTTGATGGGTGGAGTTTGTGGGGCTGAACAGATCCAAGTGCTGGTAAGAGCACCCAGACACAGAGAGCTTTGCCTGCTGTGGTACTCAGTTCAGTCTGAGCCTGGCAGAGAGCCACTGCCTCTCTCTGCACCACCCATGCCCAGATCCATCCCTCTTCCTGCCAATCCTCAGGGCTCCTCCTCGGGCCCAGAACACATCCAGACACATCCATCCCCATCTGCACagtctgtgcagcagctccaggcacctgtgtggctgcagcagagcctcagCCCCTTCCACTTCAAAGGAAACCAGCTGGTCGAAGCTGAGCACGTGCCCTGATACTGCCCCTACACCTTCAACTCACCAAGCATCTGCTACAGACAGGCCAGGACCTTCCCATGGTCTCTCTTCACACAGGCAAGAAGGAGgcaaaaagctgctgcttctcccttttGCAGGAGGCACAAGGTGCCAAGACCAGAACCAAGGAATGAGATCGTGGCTGCACTGTTCATTTCCATCATTGGCCTAATTCCTTACTAAAACTCGACGGGACAGCCTTGCAATGTGCTGTTCCAAACTGTGGCTGGGAATTTGCCTCAGGACTCACCTGTCATGGGGCTCTTGCTGCCCCAGGGAGGTTCAGCAGTGCTCTCCAGCTCTTTGTCTGAGGCCCAGCGTGGAGCAGGTAGTGAGGAGAGCTCCTCGTGCAAAATAAGTGAGTTTTCTACCtagcaaagtgaaaaaaaaaggggaagttACAACATCAACCACATTTCTGTGCAGGGTGGACCCCACCCAAATCAGCTGCAAAGTGgcagagataaaagaaaagcagagcacCTTTTAACTCGGGGTCACAGTAgaagctgtgccctgctgtgctctcactCCAGACTGCCAGGAAATCGTGAAGATGTCCCAGGCTGAGAGCAAAGAGCAGGGAGCTCTTCCATCAGCAGGGAGCTGTCCCGGGAGCCCATCCACCGCTGGGTCAGTGCGGCGATCCCAGCCCGGATGGCAGCACAGAGTGGAAAATGCAAAGGAGGCTCCTGCCGCAGCAAGAGTGGTTCTTGCCAAAAGCTGAGGGCTCCATGCTCCACCTTCACCCTTTCAGCCGGGGTTTTGGCCTTTCTATCAGCAGTGTGGAAAGAAACTCACGGTGATAAAGTCAGCAGATGACCCCGAGATTGAAGGAGCGGAAatcagcagcagggcagggctgtgagctcagaggggagcagggctgcacacTCAGCACCCAGAGCTCGCTCCAAACACTCCCAGTGATGCCCACAAATCACTGGAATCCCAAGGGTCAGCGTGATCCTGGCACATCACCCCTttgagctctgctcctgctctagGGTGAGCCTCCAGACAATGTGTCTGTTCAGGACTGGTGGAATGTTCCTGAAAGGTCAGAGGATGGAGAAACTTGCCTTCTCAGGGGGTCTAAGAGCTTCTCAAAGAGCTGGCAATGTGTGAGGAGTCTCAGAGATTCCTGACAGGAGAGATCTGTggggaggatgggatgggggcaggaaaggcctttggatggcaggaggaggcaggtgagctgctgggacagcctgAACCCCTCACCCTTGGTGTGCAGATTCTCTGCACCAGCAAAACATTGCAGGATCTTCCTAATGCCCCTTCCACCAGCATACCCAAGGCATGGAGTCCCCAGCTGCTGACTGGGGGCTATTGGGGCTCTTCTTGCCTGAGCCCCCCCCAGGAGGGACAGCTCCTGttctgccctgtccctgctgctctgcacagtcCCAGGCTGAGCTCTATCTCAGCACTTCTCCTTTGCTGCCAGATGTTTTTGATTTGAAGTGAAGTGGGGCAGGGGAGGGTCAAcccctcctgcagcatttctcaTCTCTTCTCTTCTGATCAAAGCCACAGTGTGCCTGAAACTGCCTGATGGCTCTGAGTGCTGGGCTTGGATGGGCCAGGGGAGGCACGGGGGGCACTGAAGCCATGtggacctgctccagctccatggCTAAAGCCATGGGTATTGATGGATGCTGAGAtgaggcagctcagcagagaagCCCTGGAACCCTCCAGAGGTCAACAGGAAGGCCAAAATACCTTGGCCTCAGAGAGAGGAACTTGTCTGCAGTCAAAGGAACaccagagaggaggaggagagcagcagcctggagctcagctctgtgtcCATTGTGGcctgcccagtccctgctgccctggggatgctgctcccaggagggTTTCCAGCCACAGATTGTGGGGGGCCacaagcagctgcaggggaaagACAGCAAGTTACAAACACAAGATAAAATATTGATAATTCTTGTTgaggttttcctgctgtgcagctgcacagtCCTGATTAAAGCTTGTATTTTCAGACATtatgattaaataaaaaacaaaacatgggTGAAGCTCAGTGGACAGCTCTGTGTTGGGCTGGCTCATGGACATCAGGCATCCCCATGTCTGTCCCACACCTTTGCCTCCCCACCCACCCATCCTGTCCCCTCTTtgtggccccagcacagcccaaggcATCCACTTGCCCGCAGGTGTTTTGCTGCTCCAGGAAgggtggagcagggctggtttaAAAATGACTGATCACTCCTGGCAGTTGGCTGGTTGCACTTCCCCACTTTGTTCtcttctgctgcagagcaccacTTCCACATCCCAGTCCCCAAGCTGGCAGGTGCTTCTGGCCCCAGAGGAGCCAAGAAGAACCAGCAAGGCCCCTCTGACCTGGGCTGACACCAAACCCTGCAGATCTGACTTTTCACAGTGCTCAGAAACTGTCCCAGGCACAGCTGTTGTGCCCTTTCATTTCAGTTgggtggtggtgatggtggaTCTCTGTAGAATAAGAGGCTCTGCAGTGCATCTCTTGAAGGAAAACAATATGAAAGAGCAAGTTTCAGGATTGTCTCCTCTAGACCACATTCATGATTTTAAACGGCAaagttttgttgctttgtttatttttttagaacCTCGCATTTCCTCAAGGCAAAAACATTAAACAGAAAAGTGTGGGGGAAATGTTAAATCACACCTCAAAACCACCACAGGACACCTCTCCCTTGCTGTCAGCAGCcctgaggctgtggctgtggtgcagcaggctctgcctgccctggcctTTCCGTGCTGTGCTATCGCCCATCAatcacagcccctggcacatGGGCACTGAGCTGGCCAGGCCAGCAATGCCCTGATTAGCACAATCAGCTCCTGGCACATGGCTTCCtgcctgctgggcacagctgcctccaggCCATAAAACCAGCCCCTGCCCACGGGAGACTCAAGACTCGCACACATCTGGAAGGAGCgtccagctgtggcagagatgctccaggcactgcccgccctgctgctcctgctctgctgcccctgggccAGGGCCAGTAAGTCAGGGCTTTGCTGGGACTGAGGtggctcctctgggctctgagcagcccctggctcacCCTGTGCTGGGGTGTCTTGCAGGTGCTCTGCGGGCTCGGATTGTGGGGGGCCACGAGGCGCAGCCCCACTCCCACCCCTACATGGCGTACCTGAAGATagcagagctggggggctgtgggggcttCCTGGTGGCCCCTGACTGGGTGATGTCAGCTGCACACTGCCTGGGGTGAGTACTCATTGCAGGGGCTTTAtccccttccttctcccctAGCCTGggagctccttccctgcagcagttttggagcaggttcctcctgtgctgggcaggacaaAACGAGGGAGGTGGGTGACACCCAGCCTGATTTCACCTTTCTCCCCTTCACTGCCATGGCCAGGAATATCACAGTCATCCTGGGGGCTCACAACAtccaagaagcagaaaaaactCAGCAGGTCAGGGGAGTCCTCAAGTACCACGAGCACCCTGAATACGACCCCAGCACGATGGAAAATGACATCATGCTGCTCCAGGCAAGGAGCTCTGTGGGGGCAGAgggtgggctggggctgtggggctggcagggactggGCAGGGCTTGTCCTTAGCTCCTtctgcagaggtgctggaggctggCAGGACTGGGGGGAACCTGGGAAGGAGCCATGGGCAGGGTTTGGTGGCTTTGACAGCGGCTCCCTGCAGCTTGCAGAGCCTGCTAGaccctccctgcctctgcaAAGAGAGtgtcctgctcacagccctctCTCAACcccctgctttcccccagctAACATCAAAGGTCACTTACAATGACTACATCCAGcccatcccactgcccaggAGTGGCAGTGACCTCCCCACGGGCACCAAGTGTGTGATCGCCGGCTGGGGGCTGATCGACGAGGACAGGGCCACCAACAAACTCTTTGAGACCAAAGTCTCCATCTACAGCCGCAGGAAATGCACCCTCTTCTACCCACACCTTGATTCTGGCATGATCTGTGCAGGCAGCTTCCACGAGCTGAAGGATTCCAGCCAGGTATGGGGAGggctccctgggagcaggagatgctgctggcacGGGCACAGCAGGTCCCAGGGCAGGTGACAAGCATTTGGTCACAGTTCCCATAAGGATTGGCTGTCTGCATGTCCTGAcaccacccacagccctgcacagcaccaggggtagagccccagctcagggcagccccTTCAGCTGGGTGGGAtatggggcaggagggaccaGGGAGAAACCTGTTACAGGGAAGAAGCCTCTAAAATCAACCTCATCTCTCCCCAGGGAGATTCTGGTGGCCCCCTGGTGTGTAATAAAGTGGCACATGGGGTTGTGTCCTTCGGCTACAGCTCCCCACCCGGGGTCTACACCCGCATCTCCAACTACCTGCCCTGGATCAAAAAAGTCATGAAGAAGTAGCAGCAGTGGCAGCgcttttctccagctctggTGTGGCCCTGGAGACTGCAATAGCTtccttcctgcccctgctgaGGGCTCaactccctctctctcctcagGAGCCCAAGTGACCTCATCAGTGCACTTGAGGGTCCCCTTCACcctgctctgaggctgctgcctgtgccgttccctgcccaccccaggaCTGAGTTAAATCACCCTGGCAGAAGCAGGGATGGCCTCAGATGGCACAGAAagaggctgtgccccagcagaCCCCACTTCCTTCAGAGATAACCCTGTTCCTGCTTGAACCTGCTGCACTTAAAGCACCCACAGTAaactcagagctgcagctcccagcgtGTCTCTTTCTTGTGGCCTCGCCACAGAGTGCAGGAGGGAGGGTCTGGCAATCACAGCTCTGCATCCTCAATCACTGGCAGGCTCAGAAACAAGAGGTGTGGTTGCCCTTCCTGGGGTTACAGGGATGATGAGGAGAAAAACTGCTCAGGTGGAAATGTTCTGGGAAAAACGATGGGCACACACTCCCTTCACCAAGTTCAGCATCGCTGTCACCCtctgggagcacaggcaggaggatGTGGGGCATCAGCAGTGGCCAGGACCCTGAAGGTGTCATTCTGTGCAGAGTAAAGGCTGTTCTGTCTGGAGTGTTGCACCCTAGGGCACAGAGCAGGCcagacagggcacagcaggcttatcctgccagctctctgagctgcaagaggctgcactgggaggagggagctggacTTTTTGTGGACTGTGCCCTTGGGCTGTTAAGACACCATGTTCAGGGCTTCAGGATCCCAGAGAGGAGGTACACCCCAAGTCCCAGCTGTCACACACCCACTGCTTCCAGGCTTTGCCTGTTGCCAGCAGCCACAGACCATCCCCATTTCTGCACCACGTCCT
This genomic interval carries:
- the S1PR4 gene encoding sphingosine 1-phosphate receptor 4, yielding MDAPVLSWLVNRSLLLPLDSAPHPELRLDLWGTKASCLQLAATRNVNVILQHYNFSGKLTNRHSGDEGMGLVRSAFAIISCIIILENLLVLLAVLRCLRGRRWVYSCIASITLSDLLAGVAYLCNLCLSGSTTFQLSPQLWFLREGILFIALAASTFSLLVTAVERYSAMVRPIAESEASKTLRLRGLIVGCWLLALVIGLLPLLGWNCLCDFQACSVLLPLYSKNYILFSVVMFSIILLGIVGLYISIFHLVQASSRQSSSRHGRRRSLRLLKTVLMILGAFILCWSPLFVLLLLDVFCQTGACTHLHSLDWTLALALLNSGVNPVIYSLRSVEVRRAVGSLLCCCCVRAGLCKPGSCLVISDINSGSSTESSLRYRDSFRGSVAWNARPRAPLSSNSSMMSNLPSL
- the LOC130264494 gene encoding cathepsin G-like is translated as MLQALPALLLLLCCPWARASALRARIVGGHEAQPHSHPYMAYLKIAELGGCGGFLVAPDWVMSAAHCLGNITVILGAHNIQEAEKTQQVRGVLKYHEHPEYDPSTMENDIMLLQLTSKVTYNDYIQPIPLPRSGSDLPTGTKCVIAGWGLIDEDRATNKLFETKVSIYSRRKCTLFYPHLDSGMICAGSFHELKDSSQGDSGGPLVCNKVAHGVVSFGYSSPPGVYTRISNYLPWIKKVMKK